The Siniperca chuatsi isolate FFG_IHB_CAS linkage group LG7, ASM2008510v1, whole genome shotgun sequence genome includes a window with the following:
- the egln2 gene encoding uncharacterized protein egln2, with product MESLGHTDLLNPSSSRGSVAVSPSQERKTSGQQLVCGAAEIHHTYGADMGLNGFCAAPVGSPTAAELLAGLASQTDSPAITTPTKQSKTGVPLYNGGVVSPSATVEGSHADVLAHTPNGYPAQNKGVAGVTGGPMYPLTSRASLVESGDRTAHEKCPLVMRRINGDLKARQMQQQKRRGGENRDMGSGTLNGLIIGLPGLESSVDPVFASGDSDFKRRRLADGSVAHKSSEASRVARAVSPLTVTVNCSNSSHSNQMTVNHVHCVTPQSPFTPPAPHTNQHNGHKVPSPVPPVAPTQTSPVEGNCIPTPPPSAGAGWSAERIAQQYIVPCMKYYGICVKDNFLGPQLGDGVLQEVEVLNRSGKFRGGQLVSQKSIPSRSIRGDQIAWVEGREPGCESIGVLMAHIDEAVMYSAASGQLGDCVINGRTKAMVACYPGNGAGYVRHVDNPNGDGRCITCIYYLNKNWDVKKQGGLLQIYPEGKNVVANIEPLFDRLLIFWSDRRNPHEVKPAYATRYAITVWYFDAKERAEAKEKYRLATGQKGVQVPVTQNSRT from the exons ATGGAGAGCTTGGGACACACGGACCTTTTAAACCCAAGCTCTTCCCGCGGATCCGTCGCTGTTTCACCCTCGCAGGAGAGAAAGACGAGCGGCCAGCAGCTCGTCTGTGGAGCGGCAGAGATTCACCACACGTACGGAGCGGACATGGGGCTTAACGGTTTCTGCGCGGCGCCGGTCGGGAGTCCAACAGCCGCGGAGTTACTCGCGGGTCTGGCCTCTCAGACCGACTCCCCTGCAATCACAACCCCGACGAAGCAGTCCAAAACCGGCGTCCCTCTCTACAACGGCGGGGTGGTGTCTCCATCTGCCACCGTAGAGGGGAGCCACGCAGACGTTTTGGCTCACACACCAAACGGTTACCCGGCACAAAATAAGGGGGTGGCGGGGGTGACAGGCGGCCCTATGTACCCCCTCACCAGCAGAGCGTCTCTGGTGGAGAGCGGGGACAGGACAGCTCATGAGAAGTGCCCTTTAGTGATGAGGAGGATCAATGGTGACCTGAAAGCCAGACAGATGCAACAACAGAAACGGAGAGGTGGGGAGAACCGGGACATGGGGTCAGGTACTCTTAATGGTCTCATAATAGGGTTACCAGGGTTAGAGAGTTCTGTGGACCCGGTTTTTGCTTCGGGAGACTCAGACTTTAAACGGAGAAGGTTGGCAGATGGAAGTGTTGCTCACAAATCTTCAGAGGCCTCCAGAGTGGCCCGAGCAGTCTCCCCGCTCACAGTCACAGTAAACTGCAGCAACAGTTCCCATAGCAACCAAATGACTGTCAATCATGTGCACTGTGTCACTCCCCAATCTCCCTTCACCCCTCCTGCCCCTCATACTAACCAGCACAACGGACATAAGGTGCCCTCCCCAGTCCCGCCAGTTGCACCCACCCAGACCTCCCCCGTTGAGGGTAACTGCATACCGACCCCACCGCCTTCTGCAGGGGCTGGCTGGTCAGCAGAGCGCATCGCCCAGCAGTACATCGTCCCCTGCATGAAATACTATGGCATCTGTGTGAAGGACAACTTCCTGGGCCCTCAGCTGGGCGACGGGGtcctgcaggaggtggaggtcCTAAACCGCAGCGGGAAATTTCGGGGCGGGCAGCTGGTGAGCCAGAAGAGCATTCCCTCTCGGAGCATCCGGGGCGACCAGATCGCCTGGGTGGAGGGACGAGAGCCCGGGTGCGAGAGCATCGGGGTGCTGATGGCTCACATTGATGAGGCCGTCATGTACAGCGCTGCCAGTGGACAGCTGGGGGACTGTGTCATCAATGGACGCACTAAG GCCATGGTTGCCTGTTATCCAGGTAACGGGGCAGGGTACGTCCGCCATGTTGACAATCCTAACGGTGACGGACGCTGCATCACGTGTATCTACTATCTCAACAAGAACTGGGATGTCAAG AAACAAGGAGGGTTGCTGCAGATCTACCCTGAAGGCAAAAATGTGGTAGCCAACATCGAACCTCTGTTTGACCGGCTGCTCATCTTCTGGTCTGACCGCAGGAACCCACACGAAGTCAAACCAGCCTATGCCACTCG CTATGCCATCACAGTCTGGTACTTTGATGCCAAAGAGAGAGCTGAAGCTAAAGAGAAGTACAGATTGG CAACAGGACAGAAAGGTGTTCAAGTGCCTGTCACTCAAAACAGCAGGACATAA